In the genome of Nakaseomyces glabratus chromosome K, complete sequence, the window GACTCCAGATACCGCTCAGCAAAGAGTAATATCTTTACCAACAGTATCAGAAGAAACTACAACTGAGAATGATAAATTCCCCATTCACCATGACGGAACGGCACTTGCGGATGATTCTAACTCACAAGAAGACGATATAGTACTTATGGGATATAGAATTGGCGAATATACAAAAGCACTACAATGGCGAAAGGTGAAAACCATTGGTGTTGGTAATTTCAGCGATGTTCTTTTATATGAAtcaattgatcaaaatgATCCAGAATTACTCCAAGTAGCTGTGAAGAGGATAAGATATCCACAAGAATTGAAGGACATTAGAAACCGCTCAGCCAATTTTGATGAACTATTGGGTAGACTTGACAATTCTTTAACCAGGGAAATTTCTGTACTGAATTCTTTAAATCATCCATGCATTGTCAAACTATTTGGAGTGAACGATCCACTATTTATCGAAAGCTGTCGACCATTATATGATATGCTCAAGCTAAGACAAAAATTAGTTCCATGCAACTTAATCATGTCATACTGTGTTGGTGGAGATTTATTGGCCGCAATGTCACAATGTTCCGGCAACCTAGATCGTTGGCTGATTCAACGTCTATTTACAGAGATCCTTTTAGGTGTCAAATATTTACATGAACACAATATTATTCACAGAGACTTAAAGCTGGAGAACATTCTACTGAAGGTACCTCTTGGGAATATCAGATCCCTAAAGGATAAGGACATATACTACGAGCATAGTTTTGTAGAGATTGCCGATTTTGGGCTGTGCAAGAAAATAGAACCGGATGAGCTATGCACAGCAAGGTGCGGATCAGAAGACTACGTATCACCTGAAATACTAATGGGTGTACCATATGATGGTCACCTTTCTGACACTTGGGCTATGGGTGTCATTTTATATTCACTACTAGAAGATAGACTGCCATTCGATCCACTACCAGGTGCTTCTATTAGACAAAAAAACAGACCAACTGCACATAGAATAGCCAGATTTGAATGGAAATGGCATAAAATGATCGAAGATGATTCTTCTGCCAAGGAAATTGTCAATAATACTTTAACGAGAAAGAACCAGCGGTGGAATTGTAATGACATTTTCAACTCAGCATTTATCCAAGAAATTGTTGGATCATTGCAATTCTGACACAAAATCTCTTATTCTCACATTTCAGGCATATTATTCTTACTTTGTCTCTACATTAACTTTGGCTTGTTATTATTCACagtgttttattttattactattactttttttttatccttGCATATACACATGAATCTCTTTTATCATCACATCATTTAGCTATCAATGAATACTAAATACATAAATggtatttttataattattgCCAGTTCAAGATTGAAACTGGCTCACAATCCTGGTACAAATGCAGACTGAATACATGCGTAAATTATATTGAGCTACAAATAATCAGTGTTAAAGAAAACATGATTATacaaataaagaagaaaatacctGCAGTCACTTACTTTTTTTCATGAGGTAGACATCTCTTGGACTCAATCTTTCTTGATCTCCTCGATCtcttcctcatcctcatcttctCCACCGAAGTCTCCTAGATCTTCACCGCCTAAACCGCCTAGACCGCCTTGTTGGCTTAGCATGCTCTGCAGTTGTTCCATGCTTGGACCACCTGGGCCGCCCATTCCGCCCATGCCGGGCATTCCGCCCATGTCGCCCATGCCACCCATGCCGGCACCGCCCATGCCGCCCATCAACTGGCTGAAGTCCATGTCGCCTGGCATACCGGTGTCAGCGGCGGTCTCTTGCTCGTCCTCGTCAACCCACTTGTCGAAATCGGTCTTGATGTTGGAGTACTTGATCTTCTCCTTGGTCAAACGTGGCCAGTACTCTAGCTCCAGGTCCTTCTTGAACAACTTCAGGAAGTAGTGCTGGCCATTGGCAATCTTGTGTAGAGACTTCTCCGGAACAATGTCCTTGTAGAAGTCAATGTGCAGCTT includes:
- the PRR1 gene encoding serine/threonine protein kinase PRR1 (CAGL0K11550g~Ortholog(s) have signal transducer, downstream of receptor, with serine/threonine kinase activity), producing MSEQYLHNDPKTPRIPQTGFDIPEGTMTGFNGTSEGNTSVAGSIDELTSRDTNVSEFGASVPDITMNTEVGADETEDVKVVTPLSVSIPTFENVATLPTPMVYSPMSPAVLNKSPQAIKSTEMKINIPKRRAQYKPNLDGLIGSKPIRIISEVVPTPDTAQQRVISLPTVSEETTTENDKFPIHHDGTALADDSNSQEDDIVLMGYRIGEYTKALQWRKVKTIGVGNFSDVLLYESIDQNDPELLQVAVKRIRYPQELKDIRNRSANFDELLGRLDNSLTREISVLNSLNHPCIVKLFGVNDPLFIESCRPLYDMLKLRQKLVPCNLIMSYCVGGDLLAAMSQCSGNLDRWLIQRLFTEILLGVKYLHEHNIIHRDLKLENILLKVPLGNIRSLKDKDIYYEHSFVEIADFGLCKKIEPDELCTARCGSEDYVSPEILMGVPYDGHLSDTWAMGVILYSLLEDRLPFDPLPGASIRQKNRPTAHRIARFEWKWHKMIEDDSSAKEIVNNTLTRKNQRWNCNDIFNSAFIQEIVGSLQF
- the SBA1 gene encoding Hsp90 cochaperone SBA1 (CAGL0K11572g~Ortholog(s) have chaperone binding activity, role in negative regulation of DNA binding, positive regulation of telomere maintenance via telomerase, protein folding, regulation of telomerase activity and cytosol, nucleus localization) translates to MSKVLTPEVAWAQRSSESDAEKNYLLITVSIPDCESPEVKIEAGSLDLEAQSRGHVGDEHKHTYKLHIDFYKDIVPEKSLHKIANGQHYFLKLFKKDLELEYWPRLTKEKIKYSNIKTDFDKWVDEDEQETAADTGMPGDMDFSQLMGGMGGAGMGGMGDMGGMPGMGGMGGPGGPSMEQLQSMLSQQGGLGGLGGEDLGDFGGEDEDEEEIEEIKKD